The DNA sequence CAAGATTTAATGGATTTTATTACCAAAATCAGTACCAAAACTACCCTGCTCTTCTTCCTTCACCTCAAACTATACCTTTTCAACTAGCTCCACCACCTCTTTTATCTCAAGTTCAAAACTTTAGAACAAAACCCCATTTGCAAAAGCCTTTGTTTAACCACTCTAATGGTTCTAATGCTAACCCTCCTTTGTCAACTTCCTCTGTAAACAAGGCTTCTAATTTGGCTATTACAACAGGTAAAATTTGCATTTTTAACCCTTTTGTTTATAAAGCTTGCTTCTTTTTCTTGTTTTCAATGTTAAAGCTTTTGTCTTGATGCATGCTTAGCTTGTAGAGTTTAGGTTTAGTTAAGTGCTTATGTTTGTTTGGTAGGTAAGAAATGCTAAATGAAATGTAACACCTTTCTTTACACTGTAAAGATATTTTCTTGACATTGTAGCCGTATCTCTCTCGTTCCCTTTACGGGATGTGTGAGGGTTcgaaacaaaaaaaaaagatcTTTTCTTGATACTGAATGTGTGTGTGACGTAGTGTAAATTTTCATAGCAAACTATAGAGTAATAGTAGTCTTCAAGAATCAAGACATGAGTATACTTTGAATTTTCAATGACATCCCTGGGCCATCAGAAGTGTCTTTGGGGGGAGAGGTATTTTTAGTCTTTACTGTAAGTATATAATTTTTATGTATTCTAGTGTTTTTTTTACATATAGAATAGACTTGTTTCTGTTGATTCTTACTTATTAAGATGCTTAAGTTCTTGCAATTCTAGTGTTACCTTACAGGGTTTTTTAGGCATTGTGTTTTGTATTCACCGTTATTTAGATTTCAAATAAGCTGGTAGGGAGAGCGAAGAATCAAACCCGTGACCGATGAATCTTTTACGATATATATGTTTTGATTACTCTAATCAAATTATAGTTTTTGTTTGTCGTTAATCAGCTCCTGCAGCGCTTGACCAACAATCTTCTTTACCCCCAAGGAGAAAGAAAGAAGGGAGAAGAGTTACATTAGCTTTACCACAAACATTAGTGGTGGCAAGGAGACCAGATTCCGGTGGAATTGAAGGGCCGGTTATTTCTCTCCTGGCCAACCATTTTCTAGTCAAATTTGACCCTTCACAGCGTATCTTTCAGTATGATGTTGAAATCTCTCCAACTCCTTCAAAGGATGTCGCTCGATTGCTTAAGCAAAAGCTCGTGCAGGACAACTTAAATTTGCTCTCAGGTGCTCGTCCAGCTTATGATGGACGGAAAAATCTATATAGCCCGGTGGAATTCCAAGCTAACAAGCTTGAATTTTACATTGGCCTCCCTATCTCAACTGGCAAGCCGACTGGAAAGAATGCCAATGTAAAAGAAAAGAACAAGCTTTTTAGGATTAACATTAAGCTTGTATCAGATCTCGACGGAAAAGCCCTGACAAAGTATTTGAGTAAGGAAGGAGATGACTGGGTCCCTATTCCTCAGGATTATCTGCATGCTTTGGATGTTGTTTTACGCGAAAGCTCAACTGAGAAATGTATACCTGTGGGGCGGTCGCTTTACTCAAGTTCAATGGGAGGAACTACAGATATAGGTGGAGGAGCTATTGGACTAAGAGGGTTCTTTCAAAGTCTAAGACCAACTCAACAAGGACTAGCTCTCAATTTGGATTTTTCTGTGACTGCTTTCCATGAGAGTATTGGTGTAATCCCTTACTTACAAAAGCGAATAGAGTCTTTATCCGATCTTACTCAGAGAAAGACAAGAGGTTTGAcagaagaagagaagaaggaaGTGGAGAAAGATCTAAGAAACATAAGAATCTTTGTTTGCCACCGAGAAACTGTCCAGAGATACCGAGTATTTGGCTTGACCAAAGATACTACAGACAACCTCTGGTTTCCAGATAGGGATGGCAAAATTCTGAGGGTAGTGAACTACTTTAAAGATCAGTATAATTATGATATTCAATTCAGAAACCTTCCTTGCCTGCAAATTAGTAGGAGCAAACCATGTTATCTACCGATGGAACTTTGTGTGGTTTGTGAAGGACAGAAGTTTCTTGGAAAGCTCTCTGATGATCAAACGGCAAAGTTACTTAAGATGAGTTGCCAAAGACCAAGAGAAAGAAAGGCAATTATAGATGAAGTGATGACAGGGCCAGTTGGTCCTACAAGGTTCATTTCAAATTCTCTTCTATTGTTGCTAAAAACTTTTTTATATGatctttaaaattatttgtaATACTTGGACTTGACTTTGTTATATTGACAGTGGCAATCAGGCAAAAGAATTTGATCTTCAAGTTTCTACAGAAATGACACACTTGAGTGGGAGAATTCTTCAGCCTCCCAAATTGAAACTCGGTGATGGAGGCCATGTCAGAGATTTAACTCCTACTCGCCGTGATCGCCACTGGAACCTAATGGATAGCCATGTCTTTGAAGGCACTCGAATTGGGAGGTGGGCATTGATAAGTTTTGGTGGAACTGCTGATCAGAAGACCAACATTCCAAAATTTATAAACCAGCTAACTCAAAGGTGTGAGCAATTGGGGATTTTTATTAACAAGAACACGGTTATTAGCCCCCAGTTTGAACCGATGCACGTGCTCAACAATGTTACTATATTGGAATCGAAACTTAAGTCAATCCACAGAGCTGCTTCCAATAATCTCCAGCTACTTATTTGTGTAATGGAGAAGAAGCACAGAGGATATGGAGATTTCAAGCGAATTGCGGAGACAAGTGTGGGGGTTGTGAGTCAATGCTGCTTGTACTCAAATCTTGCCAAGTTAAGCTCACAGTTTCTTGCAAATCTAGCTCTCAAGATCAATGCCAAAGTCGGGGGTTGCactgttgctttgttcaattcaCTACCATCTCAAATGCCCCAGATTTTTCACCTTGATGAACCAGTGATCTTTATGGGTGCTGATGTAACTCATCCTCACCCGCTTGATGATTCCAGCCCCTCCATTGCAGCTGTGGTGGGTAGTGTTAACTGGCCAGCAGCGAACAAGTATGTCTCAAGAATGAGGTCTCAAACTCATCGCCAGGAAATCATCCATGATCTAGCTGAAATGACGGCGGAGATACTAGAGGATTTCCGCTGCAGGCTATCTGAACTGCCCAAAAGAATAATTTTTTTCCGAGATGGAGTGAGTGAAACCCAATTCTACAAAGTGCTTGAAGAAGAGTTACAAGCTATTAAACTGGCTTGCTCACGGTTTCCAAATTATAAACCTCCCATTACTTTTGCAGTAGTGCAGAAAAGGCACCATACAAGGTTGTTTCCAAATGATACTATTCCTTCCACTCGAAATCAATCCAATGACGAAAATGTTCCTCCAGGAACCGTAGTTGACACCGTGATAACTCACCCCAAGGAATTTGACTTCTATCTTTGTAGTCATTGGGGTGTGAAAGGAACAAGTCGACCAACACACTATCATGTTTTATGGGACGAAAATCGTTTCACTTCTGATGAATTTCAGAAGTTGGTTTACAATCTTTGCTACACATTTGTGAGGTGTACCAAGCCTGTATCCTTGGTACCGCCA is a window from the Apium graveolens cultivar Ventura chromosome 1, ASM990537v1, whole genome shotgun sequence genome containing:
- the LOC141673260 gene encoding protein argonaute 7; protein product: MEESEHSKTTKKCIPQTPSFRAKNCNPHNYQYHYHHQLYHHHHHHSNTTRFNGFYYQNQYQNYPALLPSPQTIPFQLAPPPLLSQVQNFRTKPHLQKPLFNHSNGSNANPPLSTSSVNKASNLAITTAPAALDQQSSLPPRRKKEGRRVTLALPQTLVVARRPDSGGIEGPVISLLANHFLVKFDPSQRIFQYDVEISPTPSKDVARLLKQKLVQDNLNLLSGARPAYDGRKNLYSPVEFQANKLEFYIGLPISTGKPTGKNANVKEKNKLFRINIKLVSDLDGKALTKYLSKEGDDWVPIPQDYLHALDVVLRESSTEKCIPVGRSLYSSSMGGTTDIGGGAIGLRGFFQSLRPTQQGLALNLDFSVTAFHESIGVIPYLQKRIESLSDLTQRKTRGLTEEEKKEVEKDLRNIRIFVCHRETVQRYRVFGLTKDTTDNLWFPDRDGKILRVVNYFKDQYNYDIQFRNLPCLQISRSKPCYLPMELCVVCEGQKFLGKLSDDQTAKLLKMSCQRPRERKAIIDEVMTGPVGPTSGNQAKEFDLQVSTEMTHLSGRILQPPKLKLGDGGHVRDLTPTRRDRHWNLMDSHVFEGTRIGRWALISFGGTADQKTNIPKFINQLTQRCEQLGIFINKNTVISPQFEPMHVLNNVTILESKLKSIHRAASNNLQLLICVMEKKHRGYGDFKRIAETSVGVVSQCCLYSNLAKLSSQFLANLALKINAKVGGCTVALFNSLPSQMPQIFHLDEPVIFMGADVTHPHPLDDSSPSIAAVVGSVNWPAANKYVSRMRSQTHRQEIIHDLAEMTAEILEDFRCRLSELPKRIIFFRDGVSETQFYKVLEEELQAIKLACSRFPNYKPPITFAVVQKRHHTRLFPNDTIPSTRNQSNDENVPPGTVVDTVITHPKEFDFYLCSHWGVKGTSRPTHYHVLWDENRFTSDEFQKLVYNLCYTFVRCTKPVSLVPPAYYAHLAAYRGRLYLERFDSTISNRNSSTISRAAPPKAAPLPNLSENVKNLMFYC